TTGGATGAATGTCAAATCAACATTGACTTGGATTTTAGAATACTGTTAAAAGAACTTAAGAAGAACCCTAAATTCTCAAATAAGATTATCATAAGGAATGATATTAATGAATTTGGTTTTAATGTATTCTATTGTACTTTAAAAATACCATTTAGAAGCGAGACTACTATATATTCTAAAGGTGCGTACTTTGAATTGGTTGAATTCGAAAAATATGTACAATTCCTTGGAGCTGTTTTTGAGTCTGATTATTCTTTCAAAAAGTCAGTTTTTCAAAGTTCAGCAAACTTTTCCACCGTTGATTTTGAAACAAAAAAGAATACGAATATAAGTTCTTCATTTTTTAGAACAATATTCAAAAGGGATGTCAATTTTTATAACGCTTATTTTCATTCGTTAGCTAATTTTCGATTAGCTACATTCTATGAAGGAATTGAGATTGGTATGGCAGAATTTGCAAATATAGACTTGTCTGATGTTGAGATGAAGGCTGAGGCTAAACTAATTAATTATCATCAATCCATATTTCACAAGGTAAATAATAGAATTACAGGACTATATCTAAAACAGCATGCACTTAAAATGAATGATTCTGTAACTGCTTTGAAGTTCAAGAAAATGGAGATGGATGCCTATAGAAAATCTTTGATTAGAGGAATTCCAAAGATGAAATCCACTTCTGTTAAATTAATAGTAAATCGGATTGATATTGGAGCAGATTACTTTATTTTATTTCTAAATAAAATTAGTAATTCACATGGAAATAGTTATTTGCGGGGGATATTATTTACGTTAACTGTTTGGTTTGTTTTCTTTAGTTGGTTTATAATAAAGCGCGATGGAATTGGTAGTAATTTCATTTGGACTGATGGAATCTATTTGAAAGAAGCTGTAAACTATTTTTGGTTATTTAGCGGCATTGAAGGGTTGATAAAAGAGAAATCAATTAACTGGGGTCAGATATTTCCATTTTTTACAGGGAAAATTTTAATTGCATATGGTATTTATCAAACGATTATAGCATTTAGAAAATATTTCAAATAGGTAAAGGTCAGTTGCTAACACGTGGTATATTTAATTGCCGAAATAGTAGTAAATTCAAGGGTTGTAGCTCGCATCATGTTCATCATAACTTGAAAGTGAATAGCTCCGAAATCGGCAACTAAAACATACCACCATCGTTATGTACAAGGCGTATTAAAAATAATGGATTGAAAAAGTTAGTGCTATTTGAAAGAAAATTGTTTTAGTTTTTTCTGCCGACCCGCTTTTGCCCTATCGGGCAATTAGGGTTTTGAATAGTACTTTTAAGCAAGAGTAATGGCAAACCTAACCCGCAAAGTAGGTCTTTGTTTGCCTTACACTTGCATTAACAATAACATTTATATAAACTTTAAATTTGATAATATTTATTAAATAATTAACTTATACTTTTTAAAATTTCAAAATATGAAACTTAATAAATTTAAGCCCTTTGGATTATTCATACTATCAGCTGCAAGTCTGATATTAATACAATTCGGCTGCAACAAAACAGAAGAGAATGAAAATAAATCTCCAACTTGCACCATTATAAGCCCGGAAATTGGTGATAAAATAAAACAAGGAGAAACAGTAACTATTTCTGTGGATGCTGATGATACTGATGGTTATGTTACAGAAGTTAAATTTTACAGCAATAATACTTTAATAAATACTTCAACAAGTTTCCCTTATAACTATGAGTGGGTTGCATCAAACCAGGAAACGGGAACATGCACCATTAAAGCAACAGCAAAGGACAACGATGGTGCAACAAAAACAGATGAAATTACAATTACAATTATAGAACCACCTTCTCCACCGACTAATTTTGGTTGTTCAGGTTGGTGTGTTGATTATAATTATACAAATGGGATTTTAACAAGTGCTACCATATATCTTCATTGGGATTCTTCTCCAAATAGTACCGGATATAATATATATAGTTCTTCTACTTCAGGGAGTTATTCAACAACTCCTGTAATAACTACTAGTTCTACTTCTGCAAATAAGACATATACAGTTTTTTCTTATAGCTATACATTATATTTTGTTGCTACTGCATTTAATGACGGTGGTGAAAGTGAATATTCAAACGAATATCAAAGAACCATCCCTTCTCAATAAACAATTGTATATAAATTAGAAAGTCAATTTAGCAAATTTGAACTTATTTTTTTAAAAAACTACAAAATATGAAACTTAATAAACTTAGATTTAATTGTTTAACCGCTATTGTACTTACAAGCCTGATAATAATCCAATTCGGCTGTAGCAAAACAGAAGAAACTGAAAACCAAGCACCAACATGTACTATAATAAGCCCTCAAAATAATGATGAGATAGAACTAGGTAATACAGAAACAATTTCTGTTGATGCTAATGATACAGATGGTAGTATTATAGAAGTAAGATTCTACATTGATGATATTGGTATTAGTTCCACGGAAAGTATACCTTACATTTATGAATGGCTTACTACAGATTTTGAAATAGGCATTCATACAATTAAGGCCGTTGCAAAAGATAATGACGGTAACTCAACTTCTGACGAAATAGCTATATTCCTAGAAGTATCATGTCCTTCAAGTGTTACTGATTATGATGGAAATGAATATAATGTTGTATTGATAGGTAACCAATGCTGGATGGCAGAAAACCTGAAAACCATGCATTATGCCAATGGAACAGCAATTCCTCTCGTTGAAATAACTTCAGACTGGGATAATTTGGGTTATACTGATAAAGCCTATTGTTATTATGATAATTCAACAACAAATAGCGATACTTATGGAACTTTATACACATGGGCAGCAATTATGAATGGAGCAACAAGTAACGATGCTAATCCAAGCGGAGTACAAGGAGTTTGTCCCGATGGTTGGCATATACCAAGTGATGATGAATGGAAAGAATTGGAAATGTATCTCGGAATGAGCCAAAGTGAAGCAGATGCAATCGGTTATAGAGGAACTGATGAAGGTGATAAACTGAAAGTTACAAACGGTTGGTATAGTAATGGAAATGGAACTAATAGTAGCGGTTTTACGGTTCTTCCGGCTGGCTACAGGAACGACGATGGCGCGTTCTTCGGTTTGGGCTACACCGCCTTCTTTTGGAGTTCTACGGAGTATAGTAGTTCAAACGCTTGGCGCCGCACCCTGGGCTTCTCTATCTCCGGTGTGCACCGTATCAATTCCTGCAAGAATCTCGGTTTTTCGGCTCGTTGCTTAAAGGACTAGACTATCCCGAAAAGCGAAGCTTTCTGGACGAGCATAGTTCATTTGTCGATTTTTTTTTGCTTATACAAATTAATAATAATGGTAATAAATAAGGAATTACAAACACAATCCTCTAAAACCCTCATGATTGAAGAGAGAACTTCGCCTAAATAAGAATTATACATAAATAAAAGAAAATGAAAATTAGTGTGATACTGGTATGTTTGCCAACCCAAAAAAAACTAAAACAATTTTGTGCTAACTGGATAAGTATCCACTACTTAAAACGCAGGAAATGCGCCCAATACATAACATGCTATAAATTCAAGCGGGAGGAAAGTGGTATTTGAAATAGAAATTCATTAATTTTACTACGGTGCAGCTTGATAATAAAGTGGGTAAACTGCCCGCCAAAATTTATAGCTGCTCGTTGTATGCAAGGCTAAAAAGACCGTGTTACAAGAAATAATCTGATTAGAAAATTGAAAATAATAGAAGTAAAAATATTAGCTCCGATTAAAAGTTTCTGCAAGAAAAAATTAGTTTTTGCCGACCCACTTTTGCCCTTCGGGACAAATTGGGAAGCCTACGCACATTGCACACATTTGCAAATTGCACAAGCCTACTCACAGACCAAAATTTGCAAAAGAGTACAATTTTGCCAGTACTCTCTTTAATTGGATACAGTTTTTCTTTATTTGCACTTGTTGAAATAAACAGAAAATATTATTTATTGTGAACTTAATAGATAAACAAAACTCTCTTGTAATAGACGTTACATACAACTGTAATGCAAAGTGCATTTATTGTCAATGGGGAAATGATAAAACATCAGGGAGAGTAAATCAACCCGATAATTATATCTATATTTCAAAGGACACTTTAAGACATCTCAAAACCCAAAGAATAATTTTCTCTGGAGGAGAGCCACTTTTACGAAAAGACCTTGAGCAAATTATTTCATATTATCGAAATAAAGTTCAATCAATTATAATTCTTACAAACGGATTTCTTCTTACAGAAAAACGTTTAAG
The Bacteroidales bacterium DNA segment above includes these coding regions:
- a CDS encoding pentapeptide repeat-containing protein translates to MRNEKKRILKPKYQLNSIEDLLIHIDSYSENIINLDECQINIDLDFRILLKELKKNPKFSNKIIIRNDINEFGFNVFYCTLKIPFRSETTIYSKGAYFELVEFEKYVQFLGAVFESDYSFKKSVFQSSANFSTVDFETKKNTNISSSFFRTIFKRDVNFYNAYFHSLANFRLATFYEGIEIGMAEFANIDLSDVEMKAEAKLINYHQSIFHKVNNRITGLYLKQHALKMNDSVTALKFKKMEMDAYRKSLIRGIPKMKSTSVKLIVNRIDIGADYFILFLNKISNSHGNSYLRGILFTLTVWFVFFSWFIIKRDGIGSNFIWTDGIYLKEAVNYFWLFSGIEGLIKEKSINWGQIFPFFTGKILIAYGIYQTIIAFRKYFK